The Leptolyngbya sp. CCY15150 genome contains a region encoding:
- a CDS encoding DUF1997 domain-containing protein — MQAHSAEHQAFETFETFESVMGLDMVTDPAEQPVELAAAAATHFRGQYANCMAMYADAQTVADYLDIHSEWFHRCAHPMKTDALGDNGYALTIGRFGSFGYEVEPKIGLHLLPQDEGVYRIETIPVPDYEAPGYHVDFRAALQLVEAVSETGTPLTQVEWELDLDVAIYFPRFIRALPKSLIQGTGDRLLNQIVRQVSRRLTHKVQMDFHQTRDIPFPKAS, encoded by the coding sequence ATGCAGGCCCATTCAGCAGAACACCAAGCTTTTGAGACATTCGAGACATTTGAATCTGTTATGGGTCTAGACATGGTGACTGACCCCGCTGAACAGCCTGTAGAGCTTGCGGCGGCAGCGGCAACCCATTTTCGCGGGCAGTATGCCAACTGTATGGCCATGTATGCCGATGCTCAGACCGTTGCCGACTATCTAGACATTCACTCCGAGTGGTTTCACCGCTGCGCCCACCCCATGAAAACCGATGCCCTTGGGGATAACGGCTATGCTTTGACCATTGGTCGGTTTGGCTCCTTTGGGTATGAAGTGGAACCCAAAATTGGTCTACACTTGCTGCCCCAAGACGAAGGCGTTTACCGGATTGAAACCATTCCCGTTCCCGACTACGAAGCACCGGGCTATCACGTTGATTTTCGGGCAGCGCTACAGCTTGTGGAAGCCGTCTCTGAAACCGGCACGCCTCTAACGCAGGTGGAATGGGAACTGGATCTGGACGTGGCTATCTATTTTCCTCGATTCATCCGGGCTCTACCCAAATCTCTCATCCAAGGCACCGGCGATCGCCTCCTGAACCAAATTGTCCGCCAAGTCTCCCGCCGCCTCACCCACAAAGTGCAAATGGACTTCCACCAAACTCGCGACATCCCGTTTCCTAAGGCCTCTTAG
- a CDS encoding M23 family metallopeptidase, producing MTLSRITVTWFSLGLAIALALFLWVQGGVLGVPRAIAQSTESVESLQQEQQRLEQERQQVQEERDRLENLEGSATQRLDGLQSTLRATTEQIQYNEEQLQIANQRLSSLVAALAAAEDQYQEQQFATVARLRYLQRQPSQQGWALLLQSQNLNDFMTRRRQLKLVYQSDRIILGDLKVHADEIDRQRRTIARQKNEIALLTQELLAQRSEVEAQAQNQQALISRLRDDREALEEAEEQLSRDSANIAVLIQQRMAVPSGRGPVVRGTGQFSYPNDGFITSSFGWRSHPILGYERFHAGVDFGSDYGSTIRAADSGVVIYADWYGGYGLSVIVDHGGGLTTLYAHSSDLYVSEGQSVQRGQAIAAVGSTGLSTGPHLHFEVRANGEPVDPMQYL from the coding sequence ATGACCCTCTCGCGCATTACGGTGACATGGTTTAGTTTAGGGCTGGCGATCGCCCTAGCTCTTTTTCTGTGGGTGCAGGGTGGGGTGCTAGGTGTCCCGAGAGCGATCGCCCAGTCCACAGAATCGGTGGAGAGTTTACAGCAAGAGCAGCAACGCCTAGAGCAAGAGCGTCAGCAGGTTCAAGAAGAACGCGATCGCTTAGAAAATCTAGAAGGATCGGCAACCCAGCGTCTGGATGGTCTCCAATCCACCCTGCGCGCCACGACAGAACAAATTCAGTACAACGAAGAGCAGCTTCAAATTGCCAACCAGCGCCTGAGTAGTTTGGTGGCAGCTCTAGCGGCAGCAGAAGATCAGTACCAAGAACAGCAGTTTGCCACGGTGGCGCGGCTGCGCTATCTACAGCGCCAACCCAGTCAACAGGGATGGGCGCTGTTGCTGCAAAGCCAAAACCTCAATGATTTCATGACTCGGCGACGACAGTTGAAACTGGTCTATCAGTCTGACCGTATTATTCTTGGCGATCTCAAAGTCCACGCCGATGAAATTGATCGGCAGCGGCGTACGATTGCCCGCCAAAAAAATGAAATTGCCCTGCTCACCCAAGAACTCTTGGCCCAGCGATCGGAAGTGGAAGCCCAAGCTCAAAATCAACAGGCTCTGATTAGCCGCCTCCGGGATGATCGAGAGGCCTTGGAGGAAGCCGAAGAGCAACTGTCCCGAGATTCTGCCAACATAGCGGTCTTAATTCAGCAGCGGATGGCGGTGCCCTCCGGGCGCGGCCCAGTGGTTCGCGGTACGGGGCAGTTTAGCTATCCCAATGACGGTTTTATTACAAGTTCTTTTGGGTGGCGATCGCATCCCATCCTAGGCTATGAGCGATTCCATGCCGGTGTAGATTTTGGCTCAGACTATGGCAGCACCATCCGCGCCGCCGATAGTGGCGTCGTGATTTATGCCGACTGGTATGGTGGCTATGGTCTATCGGTGATTGTGGATCATGGCGGCGGGCTCACCACGCTCTATGCCCACTCCAGCGATCTCTACGTCTCTGAAGGGCAAAGCGTGCAACGCGGGCAAGCGATCGCTGCCGTAGGATCGACAGGTCTGTCCACCGGGCCCCACCTCCACTTTGAGGTGCGTGCCAATGGTGAACCGGTGGATCCCATGCAGTATCTCTAG
- a CDS encoding BolA family transcriptional regulator, producing MVSPDQVELMIKTGLSDAQVQVQDLTGGGDHYQVIVVSSAFEGKGLVQQHQLVYGAVKQAMSSEAIHALALKTYTPQQWAEQQPA from the coding sequence GTGGTTAGCCCAGATCAAGTTGAATTGATGATTAAAACTGGACTGTCTGACGCTCAGGTGCAGGTGCAAGACCTCACGGGGGGCGGAGATCATTATCAGGTGATTGTCGTATCGTCTGCCTTTGAGGGCAAAGGATTAGTTCAACAACACCAGCTCGTGTATGGAGCGGTGAAACAGGCCATGTCTTCGGAGGCCATTCATGCTCTAGCCCTCAAAACCTACACCCCTCAACAGTGGGCAGAACAACAGCCAGCCTAG
- a CDS encoding LysE family transporter → MSDVLLRGIVIGLAIAAPVGPIGLLCIRRTLAAGRWAGLVSGMGAATADAIYGCIAGFGLTFISQMLIDQAIWLRLIGGLFLCYLGIKTIVTPAASQAAPVTHAGLAGMYVSTLALTITNPLTILSFVGIFAGLGMATAAQPGLEAAQLVFGVFLGSAMWWLILSSGANLLRGKLTQQLTWINRISGSILVVFGVIALNL, encoded by the coding sequence ATGAGCGATGTTTTACTGCGGGGTATTGTCATCGGGTTGGCGATCGCTGCCCCGGTGGGCCCCATCGGTCTGCTGTGCATCCGTCGCACCTTGGCGGCGGGACGCTGGGCTGGGTTAGTATCGGGCATGGGAGCTGCGACCGCCGATGCAATCTATGGCTGTATTGCTGGGTTTGGCCTAACGTTCATCTCACAGATGCTCATCGATCAAGCCATTTGGCTGCGATTGATTGGTGGTCTATTCCTCTGCTATCTCGGCATCAAAACGATCGTGACGCCTGCCGCTAGCCAAGCTGCCCCCGTGACCCATGCCGGTCTGGCGGGCATGTATGTCTCAACCTTGGCGCTGACGATCACCAATCCCCTGACTATTCTGTCTTTTGTGGGAATTTTTGCCGGTTTAGGCATGGCCACAGCGGCTCAACCGGGTCTAGAAGCCGCTCAACTCGTGTTTGGCGTTTTCCTGGGATCGGCGATGTGGTGGTTGATTTTGAGCAGTGGTGCTAATCTATTGCGAGGAAAACTGACGCAACAGTTAACCTGGATTAACCGAATCTCGGGGAGCATTTTGGTGGTGTTTGGCGTAATTGCCCTGAATCTTTAA
- a CDS encoding Lrp/AsnC family transcriptional regulator: MLDSVDYRVLYHLMRQGRMTWADLAGVLSLSSPAAADRVRRLEERGVITGYAAAIAPELIGLDLLAFIFVTLEHPRHCETFVERIQAMDDVQECHHLAGEDDYMLKVRCRHTRHLEQVISHHIKGIPGVVRTRTAIALSTIKETTRLPLDLDGGTP, from the coding sequence ATGCTGGATTCTGTTGACTATCGAGTGCTGTATCACCTAATGCGCCAGGGACGGATGACTTGGGCAGATTTGGCTGGAGTGCTATCCCTGTCGTCTCCAGCCGCTGCTGATCGCGTGCGGCGACTGGAAGAGCGCGGCGTGATTACCGGGTATGCGGCGGCGATCGCCCCTGAGCTGATTGGGCTAGACCTATTGGCGTTTATCTTCGTGACCCTTGAGCATCCTCGCCACTGTGAAACGTTTGTAGAGCGTATCCAGGCCATGGACGATGTGCAGGAATGTCATCACCTAGCCGGAGAGGATGACTACATGCTGAAGGTACGCTGCCGCCACACGCGCCATCTTGAACAGGTGATTAGCCATCACATCAAAGGCATTCCCGGTGTCGTGCGCACCCGGACAGCGATCGCCCTTTCAACGATTAAAGAAACCACTCGCCTTCCCTTAGATCTTGATGGAGGCACACCATGA
- the grxD gene encoding Grx4 family monothiol glutaredoxin: MTSDINDRLSSLVNQDKIVVFMKGNKLMPQCGFSNNVVQILNSLGVPFSTVDVLADQEVRQGIKEFSNWPTIPQVYINGEFVGGSDILIELYQNGELQQMVEVALAS; the protein is encoded by the coding sequence ATGACTTCAGACATTAACGATCGACTTTCTTCTTTGGTCAACCAAGACAAAATTGTGGTCTTCATGAAGGGCAATAAACTCATGCCCCAATGTGGATTTTCCAATAATGTCGTACAAATTCTCAATTCCTTAGGCGTGCCCTTTAGCACAGTTGATGTGCTAGCCGATCAAGAGGTTCGTCAAGGTATTAAAGAATTCTCAAACTGGCCGACCATTCCCCAGGTTTACATCAACGGGGAGTTTGTGGGTGGATCAGATATCCTGATCGAACTCTACCAAAATGGTGAATTGCAACAGATGGTGGAAGTCGCCCTCGCTTCCTAA
- a CDS encoding DMT family transporter, translating into MGQGLFGQGRRRILLPLVTSALFAGSFVAGKFTTLDMGPITTSFWRYAIALVFLSLLVRHYGRQSLRLARADVLPMALLGLFGVVGYHVLFFSSLRYTEVANSAIINAFSPVVTGSLAAIALRERLLLKNYLGCGLAVLGVLFLLTRGQISTLLHLTFNRGDGLMLAAVVCWAIYTLIIKKLSARYSGFTISYYAALFGVVQLLLLSAWEGGPWRAISPASLGSVLYMGIGASGIGYLLYNLSVGAIGPTRTATSVYSIVPIFVALLALLFFQQPITPVMLASMGLIGMGLRLTLATPKE; encoded by the coding sequence ATGGGTCAGGGACTCTTCGGGCAAGGCAGACGGCGAATTCTTTTACCCTTGGTGACCAGCGCTCTGTTTGCAGGTAGCTTTGTGGCCGGGAAGTTCACCACGTTGGATATGGGCCCGATCACCACATCGTTTTGGCGGTATGCGATCGCCCTTGTGTTTTTAAGTCTGTTGGTGCGACACTATGGTCGCCAGTCCCTACGGTTGGCGCGGGCAGATGTGTTGCCCATGGCCCTGCTGGGTCTCTTTGGCGTGGTGGGCTACCATGTGCTGTTTTTCTCCAGCCTGCGCTACACCGAGGTCGCCAACAGCGCCATCATTAATGCCTTCAGTCCTGTGGTCACCGGCAGTCTGGCAGCGATCGCCCTTCGGGAACGGTTGCTGCTGAAAAACTATCTGGGCTGCGGTCTGGCCGTGCTTGGGGTACTGTTCCTACTCACCCGTGGGCAGATCAGCACTCTCCTGCACCTCACGTTCAATCGGGGCGATGGTCTGATGCTGGCGGCGGTGGTCTGCTGGGCGATTTACACCCTGATCATCAAAAAGCTTTCAGCCCGGTACTCTGGATTCACCATCAGCTACTACGCAGCGCTGTTTGGGGTGGTGCAATTGCTGCTGTTGTCGGCGTGGGAAGGCGGCCCATGGCGCGCGATCTCCCCTGCATCGCTGGGATCGGTGCTCTACATGGGTATCGGTGCCTCGGGGATAGGCTACTTGCTCTATAACCTCAGTGTGGGAGCGATCGGCCCAACCCGCACGGCCACGTCGGTGTATAGCATCGTGCCGATCTTTGTCGCGCTGCTGGCCCTGCTGTTTTTCCAACAGCCGATTACGCCGGTGATGCTGGCCAGCATGGGATTGATTGGCATGGGATTGCGCTTGACCCTCGCCACGCCCAAGGAATAG